The proteins below come from a single Xiphophorus couchianus chromosome 20, X_couchianus-1.0, whole genome shotgun sequence genomic window:
- the pa2g4a gene encoding proliferation-associated protein 2G4a codes for MSDEEQEQTIAEDLVVTKYKMGGDIATQALRKVVEAAKAGISVLSLCEVGDAYIMTETGKVFKKEKEMKKGIAFPTSVSVNNCVCHFSPLKSDPDYTLKDGDLVKIDLGVHVDGFIANVAHSFVVGAKKGNPITGRKADVIKAAHLCAEAALRLVKPGNQNTQVTEAWNKIAHSFKCSPIEGMLSHQLKQHVIDGEKTIIQNPSDQQRKDHEKAEFEVHEVYAVDVLVSTGEGKARDSGLRTTIYKRDPSKQYGLKMKTSRTFFSEVERRFDAMPFTLRAFEDEAKARLGVVECAKHELLQPFSVLHEKEGEFVAQFKFTVLLMANGAHRITNGPFDPELYQSEHKVQDPELKALLQSSASRKTQKKKKKKASKTAENATGQPTEDTEAPE; via the exons ATGTCCGACGAGGAGCAAGAGCAGACCATAGCCGAAGACCTGGTGGTCACCAAGTATAAGATGGGGGGTGACATCGCCACCC AGGCTCTTCGTAAGGTTGTGGAGGCAGCTAAAGCCGGGATCTCTGTGCTCAGCCTGTGTGAGGTGGGCGACGCTTACATCATGACCGAGACCGGGAAGGTCTTCAAGAAGGAGAAGGAAATGAAGAAAG GCATTGCCTTCCCTACCAGCGTCTCAGTCAACAACTGTGTTTGCCACTTCTCTCCCCTGAAGAGTGACCCCGACTACACACTCAAAGATGGGGATCTGGTCAAAAT AGACCTTGGGGTTCACGTTGACGGTTTCATCGCAAACGTCGCTCACAGCTTTGTTGTTGGAGCCAAAAAG GGGAACCCCATCACAGGCCGAAAAGCTGACGTCATCAAAGCGGCTCATCTGTGCGCAGAAGCGGCGCTGCGCCTCGTTAAACCCGGCAACCAG aACACTCAAGTGACAGAAGCCTGGAACAAGATCGCACATTCATTTAAATGCTCTCCTATTGAGG gTATGCTGTCTCATCAGTTAAAGCAGCATGTGATAGACGGAGAGAAAACAATCATTCAGAACCCGTCAGACCAGCAGAG AAAGGACCACGAGAAGGCAGAGTTTGAGGTACATGAAGTTTACGCTGTCGATGTTTTGGTCAGCACTGGAGAAGGGAAG GCCAGAGACTCAGGTCTGAGGACCACCATCTATAAGCGGGACCCCAGCAAACAGTACGGCTTGAAAATGAAGACTTCTCGTACGTTCTTCAGCGAAGTGGAGCGACGCTTTGATGCCATGCCCTTCACACTAAG GGCTTTTGAGGATGAGGCTAAAGCTCGTCTTGGGGTGGTCGAGTGTGCCAAACATGAGCTGCTGCAGCCCTTCAGTGTGCTGCATGAGAAGGAGG GAGAGTTTGTTGCCCAGTTCAAGTTCACAGTGCTGCTGATGGCCAACGGGGCTCATAGAATCACAAATGGACCCTTTGATCCAGAGCTCTACCAGTCGGAGCACAAAGTTCAGGATCCAGAGCTAAAG GCTTTACTACAGAGCTCTGCAAGCCgtaaaacacagaagaagaagaaaaagaag GCGTCAAAGACGGCAGAAAACGCAACTGGACAGCCGACTGAGGACACGGAAGCACCAGAATAA
- the erbb3a gene encoding receptor tyrosine-protein kinase erbB-3a: MRMTALMRKMQQVLCVLLLCALQRCCADTDGVAVCSGTQNGMSTTGDPENHYKLMKERYTGCNIVMGNLEIILMQHTRDFSFLQSIKEVTGHVVFAMNEFSRLPLDNLRVIRGNNLYEDRYALAVMLNYKKDGQHGLQELGLTNLTEILEGGVQIFDNKYLSYAPQVNWLDIVKDASAEIMIQKNGPEKPCNEACGNGPCWGPGSNSCQTLTKTVCAPQCNSRCFGRSPSECCHIECAGGCNGPLDTDCFACKNFNNSGSCVLQCPQTVIYNKHTFKMEDNPNAKYQYGSICVAQCPPNFVVDGSSCVRNCPADKMEVEKNGAKRCEPCRGLCPKVCDGTEKQNSKTVDATNIDSFINCTVIKGGLDFTVLGIKGDSYENIPPLDPEKLKVFNTVQEITDYLNIQSWPESLSNLSVFSNLQTIQGRKLYNGGSRNKRGYSFLVMNSQSLTSLGLRSLQKLNDGGVYINKNKKLCYYNTVNWTRIISSPQKQQNNPVIKENRRPDRCVEEGHACDPLCSSDGCWGAGPDQCVSCNKYSRGGTCVPDCMFLTGNRREFATQSGECLPCHPECKVQEGMKTCTGPGANHCVACSSLQDGPHCVSSCPDGVMGGDGVIIFKYASKQGRCETCHMNCTQGCTGPGIGDCVGIAPRALSGQATTAIILGVLAILFISFSIFMLTTLWRRSIVIRRKRAMRRYMESGESFEPLEEKEKVHARIFKPSDLRKIKPLGNGAFGTVHKGVWIPEGDTVKLPVAIRTIHDRTGRQNFYRVTDHMTAIGSMNHINVVRTLGFCPGDSLQLVTPLSSQGSMLEHVRNNKNKLSPQRLLNWCVQIAKGMNYLEENRIVHRNLAARNVLLNNNFTAQISDYGVADLLYDDKKNFFNEGKTPIIKWMALESILFRRYTHQSDVWSYGVTVWEMMSHGTEPYSTMRPQEVPDLLEKGERLSQPQICTIDVYMVMVKCWMIDENVRPTFKELAGEFTRMARDPPRYLVIREDCNQHDSPLDEVAQRSADLDELDDLDFDLEDIGVHTSADCGTPGPHLLSRSLSRISRTDTNKVVLNPSTMAGYLPMTPGFGGQSRSRLNSARTMSESSEGCGTAVDMEMSEDFSLPGSLKRRRQREDSAYVSQRDSMSGGPPETPSPDTEEEDQNGYVLPGGSPERETLMYSSRATAGRMGKSYSLGLLDSPDDEEYEYMNKQTAVSLRHNPHWLRSNKRRTYSLSSQATAYCDTTLSLEVRGGQKMSQKNPHSAQQGSKEVQYEYMDIRCNEKVEIPPEHALTPPPILPRMRGDATERQENEYVESDDYQYTNRQTAQQQPVADNKEPSSDNSEADEYEDMDCFAAPPPAVDTVVYQNMRRESEVAVDCIEMHSLGFDPNVRVRAGVGIGEPTSSERSFDNPGYWHSKMFLKSNAMPT; this comes from the exons TGGCTGTTTGCTCTGGCACTCAAAATGGCATGAGCACAACAGGAGACCCAGAGAACCATTACAAACTGATGAAGGAGCGATACACCGGCTGCAACATCGTGATGGGAAACCTTGAAATCATCTTGATGCAGCACACCCGGGACTTCAGCTTCTTGCAG TCTATAAAGGAAGTGACAGGCCACGTTGTGTTCGCTATGAATGAGTTCAGCCGTCTCCCTCTCGATAACCTGCGTGTGATCAGGGGCAACAATCTTTATGAGGACCGCTACGCCTTGGCCGTGATGCTCAACTACAAGAAAGACGGCCAACATGGCCTTCAGGAGCTCGGCCTGACAAACCTCACAG AGATACTAGAAGGAGGCGTCCAGATATTCGACAACAAGTACCTGAGTTACGCTCCACAGGTGAACTGGCTCGACATAGTGAAGGATGCATCAGCTGAGATTATGATCCAAAAGAACGGTCCTGAAA aaCCTTGTAATGAAGCATGTGGGAATGGGCCTTGTTGGGGACCAGGAAGCAACTCTTGCCAGACCT TGACAAAGACTGTGTGTGCGCCTCAGTGCAACAGCCGATGCTTCGGAAGAAGCCCGAGCGAGTGTTGCCACATTGAATGTGCTGGTGGCTGCAACGGGCCCCTGGATACAGACTGCTTT GCTTGCAAGAATTTCAACAACTCAGGATCATGTGTGCTCCAGTGCCCCCAGACTGTGATCTACAACAAGCATACATTCAAAATGGAGGACAATCCCAATGCCAAATACCAGTATGGCTCTATCTGTGTGGCCCAGTGCCCCC CCAACTTTGTGGTGGATGGCAGCTCATGTGTAAGGAACTGCCCAGCAGATAAAATGGAGGTGGAGAAAAATGGAGCAAAGCGATGCGAGCCTTGTAGAGGACTGTGCCCCAAAG tttgtgacggcacagaaaaacagaacagcaaaACCGTTGATGCAACTAACATTGACAGTTTTATAAACTGCACTGTAATCAAGGGCGGTCTTGACTTTACGGTACTTGGCATAAAAGG CGATTCTTACGAAAATATACCACCCCTCGATccagaaaaactgaaagtctTTAACACTGTGCAGGAGATTACAG ACTACCTCAACATCCAATCGTGGCCTGAAAGCCTGTCGAACCTGTCAGTCTTTTCCAACCTTCAAACAATACAAGGAAGAAAACTTTACAA TGGAGGGAGCCGTAACAAAAG GGGCTACTCTTTCCTCGTGATGAATAGCCAGTCTCTCACCTCCCTCGGGTTGCGCTCCCTGCAGAAGTTAAATGACGGCGGTGTGTacatcaacaaaaacaagaagctgTGCTACTACAACACTGTGAACTGGACGCGCATCATTTCCAGTCCCCAGAAACAGCAGAATAACCCCGTCATCAAGGAAAACCGGAGGCCGGATCGGTGTG TTGAGGAGGGCCATGCGTGTGACCCCTTGTGCTCTTCTGACGGCTGCTGGGGCGCGGGGCCGGATCAGTGTGTTTCCTGTAATAAGTACAGCCGTGGAGGGACGTGTGTGCCAGACTGCATGTTCCTCACTGG AAATAGGAGGGAGTTTGCCACACAGTCAGGCGAGTGTTTGCCATGTCATCCTGAATGTAAAGTCCAGGAAGGGATGAAGACTTGCACAGGGCCG GGAGCAAATCACTGTGTAGCATGTTCCAGCCTGCAGGACGGTCCACACTGCGTCTCCTCGTGTCCCGATGGTGTGATGGGCGGGGACGGAGTCATCATCTTTAAATATGCCAGCAAACAAGGCCGTTGTGAGACATGCCACATGAACTGCACCCAAGG ATGTACTGGCCCTGGAATCGGGGACTGTGTGGGAATTGCTCCTCGAGCCCTGTCTGG ACAAGCAACCACCGCCATCATATTGGGAGTCCTCGCCATACTCTTCATTTCATTCTCCATCTTTATGCTGACGACGCTGTGGCGCCGAAGCATCGTCATCCGTCGTAAGCGAGCCATGAGGAGATACATGGAGAGCGGTGAA AGTTTCGAACCTTtggaggagaaagagaaagtCCACGCTCGGATCTTTAAACCCTCGGACCTGCGTAAGATCAAACCTCTGGGTAATGGAGCATTTGGAACCGTCCACAAG GGCGTTTGGATCCCTGAGGGAGACACAGTGAAGCTGCCTGTTGCTATCAGGACGATTCATGATCGCACGGGTCGACAAAATTTCTACAGAGTGACAGAT CACATGACTGCGATAGGAAGCATGAACCACATCAACGTTGTGAGGACGTTGGGTTTCTGTCCGGGTGACAGCCTCCAACTCGTCACCCCACTCAGCAGTCAGGGCTCCATGCTGGAGCATGTCAGGAACAACAAGAACAAGCTGAGCCCACAGAGGCTGCTCAACTGGTGTGTCCAGATAGCAAAG GGAATGAATTACCTGGAGGAAAACAGGATTGTCCACAGGAACCTGGCTGCCAGAAATGTTCTCCTCAATAACAACTTCACAGCACAGATTTCAGATTACGGCGTGGCGGACCTGCTCTATGATgacaagaaaaacttttttaatgaGGGCAAG ACACCAATCATCAAGTGGATGGCCTTGGAGAGCATCTTGTTTCGCAGATACACTCATCAGAGTGATGTGTGGAGTTATG GTGTGACTGTTTGGGAGATGATGTCTCACGGGACAGAGCCATACTCCACAATGCGTCCACAGGAGGTTCCTGATCTGTTGGAAAAGGGCGAGCGTCTGTCTCAACCTCAGATATGCACCATTGACGTCTACATGGTGATGGTCAAGT GTTGGATGATCGATGAGAATGTCCGTCCAACATTTAAGGAACTGGCTGGAGAATTCACCAGAATGGCCAGAGACCCACCTCGCTACCTGGTCATCAGA GAAGACTGCAATCAACACGATTCACCACTTGATGAAGTTGCCCAGCGGAGTGCAGACCTGGATGAGCTGGATGATTTAGACTTTGATTTGGAGGACATTGGAGTGCATACCTCAGCAGACTGCGGGACTCCAGGACCACACCTCCTGTCCAGGAGTCTGAGCCGCATCTCCAGGACCGACACTAACAAA GTGGTGCTCAATCCATCAACCATGGCTGGATACCTGCCCATGACCCCAGGCTTTGGAGGACAG TCCCGTTCTCGATTGAACTCTGCGCGCACCATGTCTGAAAGCTCAGAGGGCTGCGGCACTGCGGTGGACATGGAGATGAGCGAGGACTTTTCTTTGCCAGGAAGTCTGAAAAGAAGACGCCAACGTGAGGACAGCGCTTACGTATCACAGAGGGACAGCATGTCCGGTGGGCCGCCGGAGACCCCCTCCCCtgacacagaggaggaagatCAGAACGGATACGTCCTTCCTGGAGGAAGCCCAGAAAGAG AAACCCTAATGTACTCATCTCGAGCCACTGCAGGAAGAATGGGAAAGTCCTACTCATTGGGCCTCCTGGATAGTCCAGATGATGAGGAGTATGAGTACATGAACAAGCAAACAGCTGTTTCTCTGAGGCACAACCCTCACTGGCTGAGGTCGAACAAGAGACGAACTTATTCCCTATCGTCACAAGCGACAGCCTACTGTGACACAACGCTGAGCTTGGAGGTCAGGGGAGGGCAAAAGATGAGTCAGAAAAATCCCCATTCAGCCCAGCAGGGTTCCAAGGAGGTCCAGTATGAATACATGGACATCAGATGTAACGAGAAAGTGGAAATCCCACCAGAGCACGCTCTCACTCCACCTCCGATTCTACCGAGGATGAGAGGAGACGCTACGGAGAGACAGGAGAACGAATACGTCGAGAGTGACGACTATCAGTACACGAACAGACAAACAGCGCAGCAGCAACCTGTTGCTGACAATAAGGAGCCCAGCAGTGACAACAGTGAGGCGGATGAATACGAGGACATGGACTGCTTTGCAGCTCCGCCACCTGCTGTCGATACAGTCGTTTACCAGAACATGCGGAGGGAGAGCGAGGTAGCAGTGGACTGCATAGAGATGCACTCGTTGGGCTTTGATCCCAACGTTAGGGTGCGAGCTGGAGTCGGTATCGGGGAACCTACATCCAGTGAAAGGTCCTTTGACAATCCAGGATACTGGCACAGCAAGATGTTCCTGAAGTCCAATGCAATGCCGACTTGA